The Halotia branconii CENA392 region GTTGACAGATGCATATACATCTAGAGCTACTTTATAAAGATTTTGGTAGGACGATTCTCGTTCTGAGACACTTCGTTTTGCGATCGCATTGAGCATCAGAAACAGCAGCAAAACTACTAAACTGCTAGATAAAGGGATATTCTATTATTAAGAGTAGAGGCGAAGGCGATCGCAGATTATTTTAAAATGCTCTAGCTTGTCGCTTGCTAATTATCATCAATGAGTATCAGCTAACTGAATTTATTTACAAATAATACAAGAGTGCAGCTCAGGTAAACTTCAATCCATAATATTCGTTGGCATTTGCGAATCAACAGTGTTATCAGAAACTATGGGGCGGCTACCATCTATATTTAGATTATCTTTAACTTGAAAATTACTCTTAACGATTGGACGTTGACCGTCTATGTCAAGAACGTCTTCTACCTCTAGATCATTAGGATCGATTGGACGTTGACCGTCTACGGCTAACATCTCATGATCTTGAAAATCGCTCTCAGCAATCGGGCGTTGACCATCTATATCAATTGTTTGGTCACAATGATTTTCATCCTTCACAATTGGACGCTGACCATCTATATCCATTGTTTTCTTAATTTGAATGTTACTTGGATCAACTGGACGCTGACCATCTACATTAATTGTTTTAGTTGTTTGCATTAGTTCGTTAGAAGATGACTCAGAACCCATATCAGTTTCACTAACTCCTATATACTGACCCAAATTATTTGTAGTACAATCAAGTTTATTTGTGTTATCCATGTTTTGCATTATTATTCCAGGTAATTAAGATTGGGTAATATACGATTTTTTTAATAAATTCTTTGATTGTAGGATTTTTAATAAGTTTACTAAAGTAAAATCCAAAAATCTTCTACCACAGCACATAATATATATCTAACTTCAGAGCGATTGACAATCTCTCAATCAATACAACTCGATAACCTTTACTAAGTTATAATTTAAGATTTGTAATTTTATATTTATTTTTTTCACACTTTATCCCATCGACTTAGCCAAATACAAAGATTTTGCATTTATATCAGTAGTAAAAAGATATGCCTTATGACCTTATTTTATGTCCAGGGCAAAATTGCCCAATAAAACAAAATTGTTACCGTTTTACAGCCGAAATTCTGGGTCGTCAGGATTTTTTAGTAGAAGCCCCCTATAGTTTTATTACTAATTCTTGTGAACATTTTATTAGTAACCGTCCAGATGAAAATAAAATTCGTATAAAAGCTTATGAAATCTGGCAAAACATGGGTTATCCAAGTGGTAAGTCTGTAGAACATTGGCTTCAAGCTGAAAAGGAATTAGTAGAGTTAAAAACTCAACTTTATTAAATAATTTAATCTTCGGAATTTAATAGGACTTACGCAAGAACTCTCTGAAACTCTTATTTCTCTGTGTTCTCTGCGTCGCGCCAGTTGCTACCCTGCGGGAAGCCGCAGAAGCGTCTACAAGTCGGCAAAGCCGCCCGCAGCGCTGTCTCCCCAACGCACTGGCTTCTGTGCGGTTTAATTTTCCGTTACTGGTGCGTAAGTTCTGTTTAAGTAGAACGGCTGGAGAAAAACCAAACTATCTTAATAAGGTAAATTAGATTCAGTGCTATATTCCTTTAAAATGTTATAAAAATCGCATTTTTGTGTAAACTTTTTAACTCTCTTTTTCAGTATGATCTCACTTTCTCGCGTTGCTTTCGTAGAAACCC contains the following coding sequences:
- a CDS encoding DUF2934 domain-containing protein, translated to MPYDLILCPGQNCPIKQNCYRFTAEILGRQDFLVEAPYSFITNSCEHFISNRPDENKIRIKAYEIWQNMGYPSGKSVEHWLQAEKELVELKTQLY